Proteins from a single region of Gammaproteobacteria bacterium:
- a CDS encoding glycogen/starch/alpha-glucan phosphorylase: MKPILHNIEDTKDLIQESFGDSILRHLIYSVGKDKSHALERDWCVAVSLAVRDRMVEGWIDTTRETYKKKQKRVYYLSMEFMIGRLLEDNLTNMGLADEARLFFAEQGLNYHNVLHAEHDAALGNGGLGRLAACFMDSMATTGVAGMGYGIRYQHGIFRQEIVDGWQIEEPEDWLVEGNAWEFGRPEVNYDVNFGGSVTVDSHGKSQWEPTERIHAIAFDIPIAGWQGAHVNTLRLWAARQSDLMNLKKFNEGDFMAAAHQQILAETLSKVLYPGDHTPQGRELRLKQEYFFTSASLQDLIRRFFTNYASLDNLGEHVAVQLNDTHPAIAVPELIRLLMDEYDYDFTNAFRITRKTLHYTNHTLLPEALEKWPRDLFERILPRHLQIINMIDGAFYQEALQAGLEHHLIAGIQVIHPYHQDWVRMGNLAFIGSRKVNGVSALHTELMKQTVFHDLHMMYPDKIVNQTNGITPRRWLLECNPGLSALITEKLGEEWVADLEQLKRLEEFSDDAEFQERYRLIKRENKLRLAEFLEKRMKITVNPDAMFDIQIKRIHEYKRQLMNILETIALYNAMKADPSANWTPRVKIFAGKAAPSYFLAKLIIKLINDVADVVNSDKAIGDRLKVVFLPNYNVTAAEVLIPGADLSEQISTAGFEASGTGNMKFALNGALTIGTLDGANVEMLEHLGQENIFIFGMQADEVAARQHRRAHPSEIIKHSTQLQEIITQLESGFFSDGESERYRDILDNIKNHDYFQVVPDFAAYWDTQRKIDTVYQQPQVWAKMAILNTARMGWFSSDRTIRGYAKDIWNAPTSQE, from the coding sequence ATGAAACCCATTTTACACAATATCGAAGACACAAAAGATCTGATTCAGGAGAGCTTTGGTGATTCCATTTTGCGGCACTTGATCTATTCCGTTGGCAAAGATAAATCCCATGCTTTGGAACGCGACTGGTGTGTTGCCGTGTCTCTTGCTGTGCGCGATCGTATGGTGGAAGGCTGGATTGATACCACGCGTGAGACCTATAAGAAAAAACAAAAACGTGTTTATTATTTGTCCATGGAATTTATGATCGGACGACTGTTGGAAGACAATTTGACCAACATGGGTTTGGCCGATGAGGCGCGTTTGTTTTTTGCAGAACAAGGTTTGAATTATCACAATGTTTTGCACGCTGAGCACGATGCGGCCCTGGGAAACGGTGGCTTGGGACGCCTGGCGGCATGTTTTATGGACAGTATGGCAACCACCGGGGTCGCCGGCATGGGCTACGGTATCCGTTACCAACACGGTATTTTCCGTCAAGAGATCGTGGACGGTTGGCAGATCGAGGAGCCAGAAGACTGGCTGGTGGAAGGCAATGCCTGGGAATTCGGGCGCCCGGAAGTCAACTATGATGTGAATTTCGGCGGATCGGTCACCGTAGATTCGCACGGCAAATCGCAGTGGGAACCAACTGAACGCATCCATGCCATTGCTTTTGATATTCCCATTGCCGGCTGGCAAGGGGCGCATGTCAATACCCTGCGACTCTGGGCGGCTCGCCAGTCGGATCTGATGAACCTGAAAAAATTCAATGAAGGTGACTTCATGGCCGCGGCTCATCAGCAAATTTTGGCCGAGACCTTATCCAAGGTACTGTATCCCGGTGATCATACCCCGCAAGGTCGTGAACTGCGTTTAAAGCAGGAGTACTTTTTTACTTCGGCTTCTTTACAAGATCTTATCCGCCGGTTTTTTACCAATTACGCAAGCCTGGATAATCTGGGAGAACACGTTGCTGTTCAACTAAATGATACTCACCCGGCGATTGCGGTGCCCGAGCTGATCCGTTTACTCATGGATGAGTATGATTACGATTTTACCAATGCCTTCAGGATCACCCGGAAAACCTTGCATTACACCAATCATACCTTGCTACCGGAAGCCCTGGAAAAATGGCCGCGCGACCTTTTTGAACGCATTCTGCCGCGCCACTTGCAGATCATCAACATGATAGACGGTGCTTTTTATCAAGAGGCGTTACAAGCCGGTCTGGAACATCATTTAATTGCCGGCATCCAGGTGATACATCCTTATCATCAGGACTGGGTGCGCATGGGAAATCTCGCCTTTATTGGTTCGCGCAAGGTCAATGGCGTGTCAGCCTTGCACACCGAGCTGATGAAACAGACTGTATTTCACGATCTGCATATGATGTATCCCGACAAGATCGTTAACCAGACCAATGGCATTACACCAAGGCGTTGGCTGCTGGAGTGTAACCCGGGACTTTCCGCATTGATCACCGAGAAACTGGGTGAGGAGTGGGTCGCTGATCTAGAGCAACTCAAACGCCTGGAGGAATTTTCCGATGATGCAGAATTCCAGGAACGCTATAGGTTGATCAAACGCGAGAATAAATTGCGTTTGGCTGAATTTCTCGAAAAGCGAATGAAAATTACAGTCAATCCTGACGCGATGTTTGATATCCAGATTAAACGCATTCACGAATACAAGCGACAGTTGATGAATATTCTGGAAACCATCGCCTTGTACAATGCCATGAAAGCCGATCCATCGGCAAACTGGACACCGCGGGTTAAGATTTTTGCCGGTAAGGCGGCGCCAAGTTATTTTCTGGCAAAGTTGATCATTAAACTGATCAATGATGTTGCCGATGTGGTCAATAGCGACAAGGCGATTGGTGATCGTTTAAAAGTGGTTTTTTTACCCAACTATAACGTCACGGCCGCCGAGGTATTGATTCCCGGGGCTGACCTCTCGGAGCAGATATCCACCGCCGGGTTTGAAGCGTCTGGCACTGGGAATATGAAATTTGCACTGAATGGCGCACTCACGATTGGCACTCTGGATGGTGCGAATGTTGAAATGCTAGAACATCTGGGCCAAGAGAATATTTTTATTTTTGGCATGCAGGCGGATGAAGTGGCTGCACGTCAGCATCGCCGGGCACACCCGTCAGAGATCATCAAGCACTCAACCCAACTGCAAGAGATCATTACCCAGCTTGAGAGTGGATTTTTCTCGGATGGCGAATCCGAACGCTACCGTGATATTCTGGACAACATAAAAAATCACGATTATTTTCAGGTGGTACCGGACTTTGCAGCCTATTGGGATACGCAACGTAAAATTGACACGGTCTATCAGCAACCACAAGTGTGGGCGAAGATGGCGATCCTGAATACAGCACGTATGGGATGGTTCAGTTCCGATCGAACCATACGCGGTTATGCCAAAGACATCTGGAATGCACCGACCTCGCAGGAATGA